One segment of Anomalospiza imberbis isolate Cuckoo-Finch-1a 21T00152 chromosome 2, ASM3175350v1, whole genome shotgun sequence DNA contains the following:
- the SH3BGR gene encoding SH3 domain-binding glutamic acid-rich protein isoform X1, producing MFSLEAAHNGSHAPEPSGMAFPCAAQRGFRIKKKQQEVVGFLEANKIDFQQMDIAGDEDNRKWMRENVPGEKKPQNGIPLPPQIFNEERYCGDFESFFSAKEENIIYSFLGLAPPPGTKETEKSDATGEKSDATEEKPEAAEDKSDSKDEKSDATNETEAHTEDKADEGAPEEAQSGQTPPEGQQEGEEEHAATGKEEEEKQGEGEEKEEVEEQEES from the exons ATGTTTTCCTTGGAGGCTGCACACAATGGGAGTCATGCCCCAGAGCCTTCGGGAATGGCATTTCCATGTGCAGCTCAGCGAGGGTTTCGG ataaaaaagaaacagcaagaaGTCGTGGGCTTTTTAGAGGCCAACAAGATTGACTTTCAGCAGATGGACATAGCAGGAGATGAGGACAACAGGAAATGGATGAGAGAGAATGTCCCGGGTGAAAAAAAGCCTCAGAATGGAATTCCCCTCCCTCCACAGATCTTCAACGAGGAGCGGTACTGTGGG GATTTTGAATCCTTTTTCTCTgctaaggaagaaaatattatttattcgTTCCTGGGCCTTGCTCCTCCTCCAGGCACAAAG gagaCTGAAAAGTCTGACGCCACAGGGGAGAAGTCTGATGCCACAGAGGAGAAACCAGAAGCTGCAGAAGATAAATCTGATTCCAAGGATGAAAAATCTGATGCCACGAATGAAACTGAGGCACACACAGAAGACAAGGCAGATGAAGGGGCTCCTGAAGAGGCTCAGTCTGGCCAGACACCACCAGAAGGTCAACAg GAAGGCGAGGAAGAACATGCAGCAACAGGG aaggaagaagaagaaaagcagggagagggagaagaaaaggaagaggtggaggagcaggaagagtcTTAG
- the SH3BGR gene encoding SH3 domain-binding glutamic acid-rich protein isoform X2, which yields MFSLEAAHNGSHAPEPSGMAFPCAAQRGFRIKKKQQEVVGFLEANKIDFQQMDIAGDEDNRKWMRENVPGEKKPQNGIPLPPQIFNEERYCGDFESFFSAKEENIIYSFLGLAPPPGTKETEKSDATGEKSDATEEKPEAAEDKSDSKDEKSDATNETEAHTEDKADEGAPEEAQSGQTPPEGQQEGEEEHAATGEEEEKQGEGEEKEEVEEQEES from the exons ATGTTTTCCTTGGAGGCTGCACACAATGGGAGTCATGCCCCAGAGCCTTCGGGAATGGCATTTCCATGTGCAGCTCAGCGAGGGTTTCGG ataaaaaagaaacagcaagaaGTCGTGGGCTTTTTAGAGGCCAACAAGATTGACTTTCAGCAGATGGACATAGCAGGAGATGAGGACAACAGGAAATGGATGAGAGAGAATGTCCCGGGTGAAAAAAAGCCTCAGAATGGAATTCCCCTCCCTCCACAGATCTTCAACGAGGAGCGGTACTGTGGG GATTTTGAATCCTTTTTCTCTgctaaggaagaaaatattatttattcgTTCCTGGGCCTTGCTCCTCCTCCAGGCACAAAG gagaCTGAAAAGTCTGACGCCACAGGGGAGAAGTCTGATGCCACAGAGGAGAAACCAGAAGCTGCAGAAGATAAATCTGATTCCAAGGATGAAAAATCTGATGCCACGAATGAAACTGAGGCACACACAGAAGACAAGGCAGATGAAGGGGCTCCTGAAGAGGCTCAGTCTGGCCAGACACCACCAGAAGGTCAACAg GAAGGCGAGGAAGAACATGCAGCAACAGGG gaagaagaagaaaagcagggagagggagaagaaaaggaagaggtggaggagcaggaagagtcTTAG
- the SH3BGR gene encoding SH3 domain-binding glutamic acid-rich protein isoform X3 produces the protein MFSLEAAHNGSHAPEPSGMAFPCAAQRGFRIKKKQQEVVGFLEANKIDFQQMDIAGDEDNRKWMRENVPGEKKPQNGIPLPPQIFNEERYCGDFESFFSAKEENIIYSFLGLAPPPGTKETEKSDATGEKSDATEEKPEAAEDKSDSKDEKSDATNETEAHTEDKADEGAPEEAQSGQTPPEGQQKEEEEKQGEGEEKEEVEEQEES, from the exons ATGTTTTCCTTGGAGGCTGCACACAATGGGAGTCATGCCCCAGAGCCTTCGGGAATGGCATTTCCATGTGCAGCTCAGCGAGGGTTTCGG ataaaaaagaaacagcaagaaGTCGTGGGCTTTTTAGAGGCCAACAAGATTGACTTTCAGCAGATGGACATAGCAGGAGATGAGGACAACAGGAAATGGATGAGAGAGAATGTCCCGGGTGAAAAAAAGCCTCAGAATGGAATTCCCCTCCCTCCACAGATCTTCAACGAGGAGCGGTACTGTGGG GATTTTGAATCCTTTTTCTCTgctaaggaagaaaatattatttattcgTTCCTGGGCCTTGCTCCTCCTCCAGGCACAAAG gagaCTGAAAAGTCTGACGCCACAGGGGAGAAGTCTGATGCCACAGAGGAGAAACCAGAAGCTGCAGAAGATAAATCTGATTCCAAGGATGAAAAATCTGATGCCACGAATGAAACTGAGGCACACACAGAAGACAAGGCAGATGAAGGGGCTCCTGAAGAGGCTCAGTCTGGCCAGACACCACCAGAAGGTCAACAg aaggaagaagaagaaaagcagggagagggagaagaaaaggaagaggtggaggagcaggaagagtcTTAG
- the SH3BGR gene encoding SH3 domain-binding glutamic acid-rich protein isoform X5 — translation MVIKVFVATSSGSTAIKKKQQEVVGFLEANKIDFQQMDIAGDEDNRKWMRENVPGEKKPQNGIPLPPQIFNEERYCGDFESFFSAKEENIIYSFLGLAPPPGTKETEKSDATGEKSDATEEKPEAAEDKSDSKDEKSDATNETEAHTEDKADEGAPEEAQSGQTPPEGQQEGEEEHAATGEEEEKQGEGEEKEEVEEQEES, via the exons ATGGTGATCAAAGTCTTTGTCGCCACATCTTCGGGGTCTACAGCG ataaaaaagaaacagcaagaaGTCGTGGGCTTTTTAGAGGCCAACAAGATTGACTTTCAGCAGATGGACATAGCAGGAGATGAGGACAACAGGAAATGGATGAGAGAGAATGTCCCGGGTGAAAAAAAGCCTCAGAATGGAATTCCCCTCCCTCCACAGATCTTCAACGAGGAGCGGTACTGTGGG GATTTTGAATCCTTTTTCTCTgctaaggaagaaaatattatttattcgTTCCTGGGCCTTGCTCCTCCTCCAGGCACAAAG gagaCTGAAAAGTCTGACGCCACAGGGGAGAAGTCTGATGCCACAGAGGAGAAACCAGAAGCTGCAGAAGATAAATCTGATTCCAAGGATGAAAAATCTGATGCCACGAATGAAACTGAGGCACACACAGAAGACAAGGCAGATGAAGGGGCTCCTGAAGAGGCTCAGTCTGGCCAGACACCACCAGAAGGTCAACAg GAAGGCGAGGAAGAACATGCAGCAACAGGG gaagaagaagaaaagcagggagagggagaagaaaaggaagaggtggaggagcaggaagagtcTTAG
- the SH3BGR gene encoding SH3 domain-binding glutamic acid-rich protein isoform X4, with protein MVIKVFVATSSGSTAIKKKQQEVVGFLEANKIDFQQMDIAGDEDNRKWMRENVPGEKKPQNGIPLPPQIFNEERYCGDFESFFSAKEENIIYSFLGLAPPPGTKETEKSDATGEKSDATEEKPEAAEDKSDSKDEKSDATNETEAHTEDKADEGAPEEAQSGQTPPEGQQEGEEEHAATGKEEEEKQGEGEEKEEVEEQEES; from the exons ATGGTGATCAAAGTCTTTGTCGCCACATCTTCGGGGTCTACAGCG ataaaaaagaaacagcaagaaGTCGTGGGCTTTTTAGAGGCCAACAAGATTGACTTTCAGCAGATGGACATAGCAGGAGATGAGGACAACAGGAAATGGATGAGAGAGAATGTCCCGGGTGAAAAAAAGCCTCAGAATGGAATTCCCCTCCCTCCACAGATCTTCAACGAGGAGCGGTACTGTGGG GATTTTGAATCCTTTTTCTCTgctaaggaagaaaatattatttattcgTTCCTGGGCCTTGCTCCTCCTCCAGGCACAAAG gagaCTGAAAAGTCTGACGCCACAGGGGAGAAGTCTGATGCCACAGAGGAGAAACCAGAAGCTGCAGAAGATAAATCTGATTCCAAGGATGAAAAATCTGATGCCACGAATGAAACTGAGGCACACACAGAAGACAAGGCAGATGAAGGGGCTCCTGAAGAGGCTCAGTCTGGCCAGACACCACCAGAAGGTCAACAg GAAGGCGAGGAAGAACATGCAGCAACAGGG aaggaagaagaagaaaagcagggagagggagaagaaaaggaagaggtggaggagcaggaagagtcTTAG